In Pedobacter heparinus DSM 2366, the following are encoded in one genomic region:
- a CDS encoding SDR family oxidoreductase, whose product MKVFVTGASGFVGSAVVKELIHSGHQVIGLARSEKSAKSIHETGAEVLMGSLEDLDVLQQGALQADGIIHTAFIHDFNQYAKANDTDKAAINAMGNVLIGTEKPIIITAGILGLPKSNGFITENDKARNSPRSSEITALALAEKGLNASVIRLSPSVHDADDKGFIPFIIQQAQKNGVSAYPLDGSNHWPAVHRMDAATIFRLALERAAKGALYNAVADNGIPVKAIAELIAHKLKLPLVSLSGDDLTKHFEWMSGFISFDSPATNLVTQRQLGWKPTHIGLLEDMEQNYFN is encoded by the coding sequence ATGAAAGTATTTGTAACAGGCGCTTCGGGTTTTGTAGGGTCGGCGGTAGTAAAGGAACTTATCCATTCAGGGCATCAGGTAATAGGGCTTGCCCGTTCGGAGAAATCAGCTAAATCTATTCATGAAACTGGCGCCGAAGTATTGATGGGCAGCCTGGAGGATCTGGACGTATTGCAACAGGGAGCCTTGCAGGCAGACGGTATCATTCATACTGCTTTTATCCACGATTTCAATCAATATGCCAAAGCAAATGATACAGATAAAGCGGCCATTAATGCGATGGGTAATGTATTAATCGGGACTGAAAAGCCCATCATTATAACCGCAGGCATTTTAGGCTTGCCTAAATCAAATGGTTTTATTACTGAAAATGATAAGGCACGAAACTCGCCGAGAAGTTCAGAAATCACCGCTTTGGCATTGGCAGAAAAAGGGCTGAATGCTTCAGTGATACGTTTATCACCTTCAGTTCATGATGCTGATGATAAAGGTTTCATTCCGTTTATCATACAGCAGGCTCAAAAAAATGGTGTCTCTGCTTATCCTTTAGATGGCAGCAATCATTGGCCGGCAGTACATCGTATGGATGCCGCAACAATTTTCCGTTTGGCATTGGAACGGGCTGCTAAGGGAGCCTTGTATAATGCTGTAGCCGATAATGGTATTCCGGTAAAAGCAATTGCCGAGCTAATTGCTCATAAACTTAAACTTCCTTTGGTTTCCTTGTCAGGAGATGATCTGACCAAACATTTTGAATGGATGAGTGGTTTTATCAGTTTCGATAGTCCGGCTACAAACCTTGTAACACAGAGGCAATTGGGCTGGAAGCCAACCCATATTGGCTTGTTAGAAGACATGGAACAAAATTATTTCAATTAA
- a CDS encoding SDR family NAD(P)-dependent oxidoreductase, translated as MKTSSKIALVTGGSRGLGRNIALAIAKKGLDVMITYNSNKEAADEVVAAIEKTGQKAKAFQLDTSNTRLFDGFINELTAYLNQTYENPNLDFLVNNAGTALYAPATDTTEEQLDAIFNIHYKGVFFLIQKILPFINEGGGIVNISSGLTRITMPGSSVYGSLKAAVETLTRYLAKELGPKKIRVNVLAPGAIETDFGGGRVRDNKDINEQIAGFTALGRVGVPDDIGGVVAFLCSDEAGWINGQRIEVSGGQAL; from the coding sequence ATGAAAACAAGCAGCAAGATTGCCCTGGTTACTGGTGGAAGCCGTGGTTTGGGAAGAAATATAGCTTTGGCTATTGCTAAAAAGGGACTGGATGTTATGATTACCTACAACAGCAATAAGGAAGCTGCAGATGAAGTGGTAGCGGCCATTGAAAAAACCGGACAAAAAGCGAAAGCTTTTCAGCTGGATACCAGCAACACAAGACTTTTTGACGGTTTTATAAATGAGTTGACCGCTTACCTGAATCAAACTTACGAAAATCCAAACCTCGACTTCTTGGTCAACAATGCAGGAACAGCCTTGTATGCCCCGGCAACAGATACTACAGAAGAACAATTGGATGCCATTTTTAATATCCATTACAAAGGAGTGTTTTTTTTAATTCAGAAAATATTGCCTTTTATCAATGAGGGGGGTGGAATTGTAAACATATCTTCCGGACTTACACGAATTACTATGCCGGGATCTTCTGTGTATGGTTCTTTGAAAGCTGCAGTGGAAACGCTTACAAGATATTTGGCTAAAGAACTGGGACCAAAGAAAATACGTGTCAATGTGTTGGCTCCCGGTGCTATTGAAACTGATTTCGGCGGCGGTCGTGTTCGGGACAATAAAGATATAAACGAGCAAATTGCCGGTTTTACAGCTTTGGGGCGTGTTGGTGTGCCGGATGATATTGGGGGTGTTGTTGCCTTTTTGTGTAGTGATGAGGCCGGTTGGATCAATGGTCAACGTATAGAAGTTTCCGGCGGACAAGCCTTATAA
- a CDS encoding AraC family transcriptional regulator: MPRRIKTISEFHKLRGLPQPEHPLISVIDYGSVAHVSEQTESFVFDFYSISLKRGVGKMRYGQQEYDFDGGVMYFMAPGQVLTVEPGQNSKEQRSGWILKVHPDLLWNTPLAKIISQYEFFDYSVHEALFLSDKEEEILNGIVTNIRQEYGNNIDKFSHNIIVSQIETLLNYAERFYQRQFITRKKSGHQLLEKMEAVLDSYFNDVDAPKGLPSVQYVSDRLHVSKGYLASLLKSLTGLNTQQHIHEKLIEKAKTKLSTTDLSVSQIAYELGFEHPQSFSKLFKNKTNLSPLEFKNSFN, encoded by the coding sequence ATGCCAAGAAGAATAAAGACCATCAGTGAGTTTCATAAATTGAGAGGGCTTCCACAACCGGAGCATCCCCTGATTAGTGTGATTGATTACGGTTCGGTTGCTCATGTATCTGAACAAACGGAAAGTTTTGTGTTTGACTTCTATTCTATTTCTTTGAAACGGGGGGTGGGAAAAATGCGATACGGACAGCAAGAATACGACTTTGATGGAGGTGTGATGTATTTTATGGCCCCCGGACAGGTGCTGACTGTAGAACCCGGACAAAACTCAAAAGAGCAACGCTCTGGCTGGATATTGAAAGTACATCCCGACCTTTTATGGAATACGCCCCTGGCAAAAATTATCAGTCAATACGAGTTTTTTGATTATTCGGTACACGAGGCTTTGTTTCTGTCAGATAAGGAAGAAGAGATTCTCAATGGCATCGTTACCAATATCAGACAGGAATACGGAAACAATATTGACAAGTTCAGTCATAATATTATTGTTTCGCAGATTGAAACTTTGCTCAATTATGCTGAACGGTTTTATCAGCGGCAATTTATCACCCGAAAAAAATCAGGTCATCAGCTACTCGAAAAAATGGAAGCAGTATTGGATAGCTATTTCAATGATGTTGATGCGCCAAAAGGATTACCTTCTGTACAATACGTTTCTGACCGGCTGCATGTTTCCAAAGGTTACCTGGCTTCCTTACTCAAATCGCTTACGGGGTTGAACACCCAGCAGCATATCCACGAAAAGCTGATAGAGAAAGCAAAGACAAAACTCTCGACAACCGATCTTTCAGTATCACAAATAGCTTATGAACTGGGCTTTGAACACCCGCAAAGTTTTAGCAAGCTATTTAAGAATAAAACCAATTTATCACCTTTGGAATTTAAGAATTCTTTTAACTGA
- a CDS encoding RagB/SusD family nutrient uptake outer membrane protein: MKIKNILTLMACVVYIGLSAGCKKYLEVKSDSKLLVPSKLNEIQGILDDVGQMNNQRTPAYGETSAGDFFIPEIGSLNQLVRDVYVWKKVDYRFPNDWSAGYLPVFNANLSLELLNKVPRELKNSTEWDNVRGSALFFRSYYFYLLTTQFGLGYDPSSSKTDLGIVLRLGSDFNVSSVRATVSESLQQAISDAVAASELLPDEPLVLTRPSKSAAYAQLSRIYLYMRDYEKALFYADKCLKIKSALIDFNADADILGLSLNVPFRKFNKEIIFYSEMSNGFSLQAPSTARIDTLLYASYGANDLRKIAYFRVNGIYRQFKGSYSSSASLLFTGLATDEIYLNRAECRAWTGDLDGAMADLNLLLKKRWKNTVSYIPINANDKPDALKKIRTERRKELLMRNLRWADLKRYNKEGEGIKLERLINGVSYFLEPNDKFYAIPLPSDIIELTGIPQN, translated from the coding sequence ATGAAAATCAAAAATATTTTAACCTTGATGGCCTGTGTGGTTTATATAGGTTTATCTGCTGGATGCAAAAAATACTTAGAAGTAAAGTCTGATTCCAAGCTTTTAGTTCCCAGCAAGCTCAACGAAATCCAAGGGATATTGGACGATGTCGGTCAGATGAATAATCAAAGGACTCCAGCGTATGGCGAAACCTCAGCAGGAGATTTTTTTATACCTGAAATCGGTTCGCTTAATCAGTTGGTTAGAGATGTCTATGTCTGGAAAAAGGTTGATTACCGTTTTCCCAATGATTGGTCTGCAGGTTATCTACCTGTATTTAATGCAAACCTAAGTCTAGAATTGTTAAATAAGGTGCCTCGGGAGTTAAAGAACTCAACAGAATGGGATAATGTAAGAGGATCAGCACTTTTTTTTAGAAGTTATTATTTTTACCTTCTAACGACTCAGTTTGGACTTGGATATGATCCTTCATCTTCAAAAACTGATTTGGGAATTGTTCTTCGTCTAGGCTCAGACTTTAACGTGTCCTCGGTAAGGGCTACGGTAAGTGAAAGTCTACAGCAAGCTATAAGTGATGCGGTTGCGGCTTCAGAATTGCTGCCTGATGAACCACTGGTGCTAACCCGTCCCAGTAAGTCCGCGGCATATGCACAGCTATCTAGAATTTATCTATATATGCGTGATTATGAAAAGGCACTTTTCTATGCTGATAAGTGCCTAAAGATTAAGTCTGCCTTGATAGACTTTAATGCCGATGCCGACATCCTAGGATTGAGTCTAAACGTTCCTTTTAGAAAGTTTAATAAGGAAATTATTTTTTATAGTGAAATGAGTAATGGATTTTCGTTACAAGCGCCTAGTACAGCTCGAATTGATACACTTTTATATGCTTCATATGGAGCAAATGATCTGAGGAAGATTGCTTATTTTAGAGTTAATGGAATATATCGTCAATTTAAAGGGAGTTACAGTTCTAGTGCTTCGCTTTTGTTTACTGGATTAGCTACCGACGAGATTTACCTCAATAGAGCAGAATGTAGGGCATGGACGGGAGATCTAGATGGGGCTATGGCTGATCTGAATTTACTTCTCAAGAAAAGGTGGAAAAATACCGTCTCCTATATCCCTATTAATGCTAATGATAAGCCTGATGCGCTTAAAAAAATCCGTACGGAGCGCAGGAAAGAGCTTCTGATGCGAAATTTGCGTTGGGCGGATCTCAAGAGATATAATAAGGAGGGAGAGGGAATCAAGCTTGAGCGGTTGATCAATGGCGTCAGCTATTTTCTAGAACCGAATGATAAGTTTTATGCAATTCCATTGCCTTCCGATATTATTGAACTCACAGGTATTCCACAGAACTAA
- a CDS encoding S9 family peptidase, with the protein MKKLSLFTLLSIIGLCNACLIHAQTLSLRDVKSYPFPTSLTAAATGNKIAWAFDEQGKRNVYVAEAPDFKARKLTDYNEDDGQEISSLSISADGNWVVFLRGGDHGSNWNDEAPVNVNASPEPPKVQIHALSFDGKQHIVIGEGENPILSPKSDQVLFTRKGQAWIASLAAEPLAKQLFQANGITGEMQWSPKGNAIAFVSNRSDHSFIGIYTDKNTAIKWLSPSFNRDRSPRWSPDGDQLAFVRTPGRGGATDSILSRKHQPWAIWNTDLKTMEARQVWKAPQTLAGSPPTTQGGTNLNWGTGNRILFVSAQDGWSHLYSIPAAGGPALLLTPGEFMAEHIVLSPDKKWLYFSANTGKDSKDIDRRHIARVPVNKAAMEVISEGTNLEWTPAITGDSKYITFITSIGQQPPLPAVIQLDKLKQFNKEIKLIAKENIPASFPTSLLTAPKQVFFHAPDGLLIHAQLFEGKGKAQKKPAIIYIHGGPSRQMLLGWNYSEYYTNAYAMNQYLASLGFTVLSVNYRMGIGYGYEFQNAPNCGTKGAAEYQDIKSAGLWLSKQQNIDASRIGVYGGSYGGYLTNMALAKDSKLFAAGVSIHSMGDLTLDNDRRMPERFEKAPDAELALKTIWESSPVAHIGGWTSPVMLIHGDDDRNVHFSQSTDLNKRLLEKGIEVSSLVIVDDTHHWMKYENVMKVNQAVADFFSRKLMP; encoded by the coding sequence ATGAAAAAATTATCTTTATTTACCTTGCTTTCCATAATAGGGCTTTGCAATGCCTGCCTCATTCACGCACAAACCCTTAGTCTTCGTGATGTAAAAAGCTATCCTTTTCCTACAAGTCTTACTGCTGCCGCCACTGGCAACAAAATAGCATGGGCATTTGACGAGCAAGGGAAACGAAATGTATATGTCGCAGAAGCACCCGATTTTAAAGCAAGAAAACTTACAGATTACAATGAAGATGATGGTCAGGAAATCAGTAGCCTCTCTATTTCTGCCGATGGAAACTGGGTTGTGTTTTTAAGGGGGGGCGATCATGGCTCCAACTGGAACGATGAGGCACCAGTAAATGTAAATGCCAGCCCCGAACCTCCAAAAGTACAGATACACGCACTGAGCTTTGATGGCAAACAACATATCGTAATCGGAGAAGGAGAAAACCCGATCCTATCACCTAAAAGCGACCAGGTGCTTTTTACCAGGAAAGGACAGGCATGGATAGCCAGCCTGGCTGCTGAGCCCTTAGCAAAACAACTGTTCCAGGCAAATGGCATTACAGGAGAAATGCAATGGTCACCAAAAGGCAATGCCATTGCATTTGTGTCCAACAGGAGCGACCACTCCTTTATCGGTATTTATACCGACAAGAACACGGCGATAAAATGGCTTTCTCCCTCCTTTAACCGCGACAGGTCGCCCCGATGGTCACCAGACGGAGACCAACTGGCATTTGTCCGTACACCAGGACGTGGCGGAGCAACAGATTCTATTTTAAGCAGAAAACATCAACCATGGGCCATCTGGAATACTGACCTGAAAACCATGGAAGCCAGACAGGTATGGAAAGCCCCACAGACCCTTGCAGGATCGCCGCCTACCACCCAGGGCGGGACCAATTTAAACTGGGGTACCGGCAACCGGATCCTGTTCGTCTCTGCCCAGGACGGCTGGTCTCATCTCTACAGTATTCCAGCCGCTGGCGGGCCCGCTTTATTACTTACCCCAGGGGAATTCATGGCCGAACATATCGTTTTGAGCCCAGATAAGAAATGGCTTTACTTTAGTGCCAATACGGGCAAAGATTCCAAAGATATAGACCGGCGTCATATCGCTCGTGTGCCTGTAAACAAAGCAGCAATGGAAGTGATAAGTGAAGGTACGAACCTGGAATGGACGCCTGCAATTACCGGAGACTCAAAATATATCACCTTCATTACCTCTATCGGGCAACAACCACCATTGCCGGCAGTTATTCAATTGGATAAATTAAAACAGTTCAATAAAGAAATTAAACTGATAGCTAAAGAAAATATACCCGCTAGCTTTCCAACATCACTATTGACCGCACCAAAACAAGTATTTTTTCATGCTCCGGATGGTTTGCTGATCCATGCGCAGCTCTTTGAAGGAAAAGGAAAAGCACAAAAAAAACCGGCCATCATTTACATCCACGGCGGACCTTCCAGGCAGATGTTACTGGGCTGGAACTATTCCGAGTACTATACCAATGCCTATGCCATGAACCAGTACCTGGCCAGTTTAGGCTTTACCGTACTTTCCGTGAATTACCGCATGGGTATCGGTTATGGATATGAATTCCAGAATGCCCCCAATTGTGGTACCAAAGGCGCCGCAGAATATCAGGACATTAAATCAGCAGGCCTCTGGCTCAGCAAGCAGCAAAACATTGATGCCAGCAGGATCGGAGTTTACGGTGGCTCCTATGGTGGCTATCTGACCAATATGGCGCTGGCTAAAGATTCAAAACTTTTTGCAGCCGGTGTAAGTATACACAGTATGGGCGATCTTACCCTCGACAATGACCGCCGCATGCCCGAACGTTTCGAAAAAGCACCAGATGCCGAACTGGCCTTAAAAACCATATGGGAATCATCCCCCGTTGCCCATATCGGCGGCTGGACATCTCCGGTGATGCTCATCCATGGCGATGACGACCGCAACGTGCATTTCAGCCAGAGTACCGACCTGAACAAAAGGCTTCTGGAAAAAGGCATTGAGGTCAGCTCGCTTGTTATTGTTGACGACACCCATCACTGGATGAAATATGAAAATGTAATGAAAGTTAACCAGGCAGTTGCCGATTTCTTTAGTAGAAAGCTAATGCCATGA
- a CDS encoding SusD/RagB family nutrient-binding outer membrane lipoprotein: MKRNNIFSIFILLVSIAAINTGCKKYFDQNENPNLVQNPPINAMLSTATQKAALNTQRFASFNNYYAQYLASPSANGATDTYQITDNTTQWNNAYYAMADLADMIGKAQAAGATEHLGVAQLLMAYTLGLVADTWGSAPYTDAFATSGSLTPKYDSEEALYQTSLNLINESINNLKLTTATIKLDATSDLIHAGVRADWLRTAYGIQARFLNKISKKSTYNAAAVLTAVDNSYLPATKEASMAVFSGVNPWAQVAINNAGNLLDGWLSENFVNHMNGTTYGLFDPRLAKITDKTVDGIYIGTRNGEGNRPNTGANTLRNENYVSLSSPLTNRTSPLYIFTYAELKFIEAEAAFRLGASGRTRAYQAYLAGIRSNMDRLQVLLADREAYVNSTTVSVGEANLTLALIFKEKYAASYLSPESWNDMRRFDYQYKNFRLPLGAVLPTFIRRVAYPASERSKNGSNVPAEVPLSTPLWWDKP; this comes from the coding sequence ATGAAAAGAAATAATATATTTTCGATCTTTATCCTGCTTGTGAGCATTGCAGCTATCAATACAGGATGTAAAAAGTATTTTGATCAGAACGAAAACCCTAATCTGGTGCAAAACCCTCCGATCAATGCCATGCTTTCTACAGCAACGCAAAAGGCCGCTTTAAATACACAGCGCTTTGCCAGCTTTAACAATTATTATGCGCAGTACCTGGCCAGCCCCTCAGCAAATGGTGCAACTGATACCTATCAGATCACAGATAATACCACACAATGGAACAATGCTTATTATGCGATGGCCGATCTGGCTGATATGATTGGTAAGGCCCAGGCTGCCGGTGCTACAGAGCACTTAGGTGTGGCGCAGTTACTGATGGCTTACACGCTGGGCCTGGTTGCCGATACCTGGGGCAGCGCTCCGTATACTGATGCTTTTGCTACAAGCGGTTCGCTTACCCCTAAATACGATTCGGAAGAAGCTTTGTACCAAACCTCTCTTAACCTGATCAATGAAAGTATAAACAACCTGAAATTGACTACTGCTACGATAAAACTAGATGCTACTTCAGATCTGATCCATGCGGGTGTAAGGGCAGACTGGTTAAGAACTGCCTACGGAATACAAGCCAGATTTTTGAACAAAATATCGAAAAAATCAACTTATAATGCTGCAGCGGTATTGACGGCAGTTGACAATTCCTATCTTCCGGCTACGAAGGAAGCGTCTATGGCAGTATTCAGTGGAGTTAACCCATGGGCACAGGTAGCGATAAATAATGCGGGTAATTTATTGGATGGCTGGTTGTCTGAGAACTTTGTTAACCATATGAACGGGACAACTTACGGTTTATTTGATCCTCGTCTGGCAAAAATCACAGATAAAACTGTAGATGGAATATACATTGGTACGCGTAATGGTGAAGGTAACAGACCAAATACAGGAGCTAATACCTTGCGTAATGAAAATTACGTGAGTTTGAGCAGCCCGCTGACTAACAGAACTTCACCGTTGTATATTTTCACTTATGCGGAACTTAAATTTATAGAAGCTGAAGCGGCTTTCCGCTTAGGGGCAAGCGGCAGAACCAGAGCCTATCAGGCTTACCTTGCCGGTATCCGCTCCAATATGGACAGACTACAGGTGCTTCTGGCAGACAGGGAGGCTTATGTGAACAGTACAACTGTTAGTGTAGGCGAAGCAAACTTAACATTAGCATTAATTTTCAAAGAGAAATACGCTGCATCTTATTTAAGTCCTGAATCCTGGAATGACATGAGGAGGTTTGATTACCAGTATAAGAATTTCAGGCTTCCACTGGGAGCAGTTTTACCTACTTTTATCAGAAGAGTGGCATATCCTGCTTCAGAGCGCTCAAAGAACGGTTCTAATGTACCAGCAGAAGTACCTTTGAGTACGCCGCTTTGGTGGGACAAACCATAG
- a CDS encoding SusC/RagA family TonB-linked outer membrane protein, which yields MKRKFTLSILLLLFLWVASVTAQTKDVSGRVTASDDGSPLPGVSIKVKGTSTGATTNALGNFKIQVSGNNQILVVSYVGYLTKEIPVGNQSIINVVLAVDSKELTEVVVTALGIKRDQRSLGYTAQSVSGSELTANKQTNVVNALQGKVAGVTIGSTGGAPGQGSRIQIRGVNSIDPARDNQPLFVIDGILMDNSTSTQGDAYGASNRAVDLNPDDIESMNILRGGAATALYGLRGANGVVVITTKSGKAGTIKIDYQGTYGFENVNTMPEIQDKFSQGFLGVYNKDDFWPSFGPTVEEAKKLDPTHPDKLYNHFKDAFTTGSQYRNGISISGGSEKITFLTSLSQSQQKGVLPSTDFKTLQGRLNTTFKPSEKLSAGASIAVSNTGGNKYNAGRYVEQLVYWSPRHDVNDYLEDNGTMRSYGETTNPRYAAESKRFGDDVLRLIGSANLSYQPLKWLNLSYRAGVDTYRDNRKTTAPGFQGLVGERLVDDNGSDAAPGYGLISNYTNQFRSINSTFIASAEGKLSSDLTGTLRLGHDLYDRHIYRTAIEGSDLTVYNFFSLSNAKVLTAGTYDEKYRLMGVFGELSLNYKDYLYLTLTGRNDKSSSLASPNNTFFYPSASLSYIFSDHIKLPAAISNAKFKFSYARIGKDAAPYATSLGYANYTGLPTGYTGFTRPAQLGDPTLKPEFTDTYEGGLSMRLFSNRIGFDVNYYHSLSTDQIISVPVSTTTGYATAAINAGSMRNKGIEVSVSGTPVKTTDFSWETTLNFSANRNKVVSLRSDLKEIVAADEHGYLNARVTMKLIPGEAYGTLYGTEYKRYFSPEEIAAGLDKSSEASDPSRPLLIGADGFPIIGVSSDQKKLGNVQPRWIGGWNNTFHYKNLSLNVLFDARVGQDRYNQLGNYFSAFGIAKYTENRTEHKLFEGLLANGTPNTKEVWLGQGIDPATGINYGNGYYRNVHRGVSETFIEDASWVRLRSMSLAYTLPKTWIKNSFVKNVNVSVTGNNLFLWTGYDGFDPESTTTNSGSNVEGFAGMTYPAVRSFLFSLNVGF from the coding sequence ATGAAAAGAAAGTTTACATTGAGTATTTTATTACTTCTTTTTTTATGGGTCGCATCTGTTACGGCACAAACAAAAGATGTAAGCGGACGGGTTACCGCCTCTGACGACGGCAGCCCTTTACCTGGAGTAAGCATTAAAGTTAAAGGAACCTCAACTGGCGCAACAACGAATGCACTGGGAAATTTCAAAATCCAGGTATCTGGTAATAACCAGATATTGGTGGTTAGTTATGTTGGATATCTTACCAAAGAAATACCCGTTGGCAATCAGTCTATTATTAATGTTGTACTTGCCGTGGATAGCAAAGAACTGACAGAAGTAGTGGTTACTGCGCTGGGTATTAAACGTGACCAGAGGTCGCTGGGGTACACTGCACAATCGGTAAGCGGATCGGAACTGACTGCAAATAAACAAACAAATGTGGTAAATGCGCTGCAAGGCAAAGTTGCCGGTGTAACAATCGGTAGTACCGGCGGTGCACCAGGTCAGGGTTCCAGAATCCAGATAAGGGGGGTAAACTCAATTGACCCGGCCAGAGATAACCAGCCTTTATTTGTAATTGATGGTATTTTAATGGATAACAGCACGTCAACTCAGGGGGATGCCTATGGTGCGAGTAACCGGGCGGTGGACCTGAACCCCGATGATATTGAATCTATGAACATCCTTCGTGGCGGTGCTGCAACTGCATTATACGGATTGAGGGGAGCGAATGGAGTTGTTGTAATTACTACCAAATCCGGAAAAGCGGGTACAATTAAAATTGACTACCAGGGCACTTACGGATTTGAAAATGTAAATACCATGCCTGAGATACAGGACAAGTTTAGCCAAGGCTTTTTAGGAGTATACAATAAGGATGATTTCTGGCCTTCTTTTGGGCCGACTGTGGAAGAAGCTAAGAAACTTGATCCTACACATCCCGATAAGCTGTACAACCATTTTAAAGATGCTTTTACCACCGGTAGCCAGTACAGAAATGGGATAAGCATTTCTGGTGGTTCTGAAAAAATTACTTTTTTAACCTCTCTTTCTCAGAGCCAGCAAAAGGGGGTTTTGCCTTCAACAGATTTTAAAACCCTGCAAGGGCGCTTGAATACTACTTTTAAGCCGAGTGAAAAGCTTAGTGCAGGTGCTTCTATTGCTGTAAGCAATACAGGTGGCAATAAATATAATGCAGGAAGATATGTAGAGCAATTGGTTTACTGGTCGCCGCGTCATGATGTGAATGATTATTTGGAAGACAATGGTACGATGCGGTCGTATGGGGAGACAACCAATCCAAGGTATGCTGCAGAAAGTAAACGTTTTGGTGATGATGTACTGCGCTTGATCGGTAGCGCAAATTTATCATATCAGCCCTTAAAATGGCTGAACTTAAGTTATCGTGCAGGGGTTGATACTTATCGTGATAACAGGAAAACAACCGCACCAGGATTTCAGGGCTTAGTTGGTGAACGTCTGGTTGACGACAATGGTTCTGACGCTGCTCCCGGTTATGGTCTAATCAGCAATTATACCAATCAGTTTCGCAGCATCAACAGTACCTTTATTGCAAGCGCCGAGGGAAAATTATCCAGCGATTTAACCGGTACTTTGCGACTAGGCCACGACTTATATGACAGGCACATTTACAGGACCGCGATAGAGGGATCTGATCTAACGGTGTATAACTTCTTTAGCTTAAGTAATGCAAAGGTTCTGACTGCCGGTACTTATGATGAAAAATACCGGTTAATGGGTGTATTTGGTGAGCTATCGTTAAATTATAAAGATTATTTGTATTTAACTTTAACAGGCAGAAATGACAAATCATCATCACTGGCCAGTCCAAATAACACTTTCTTTTATCCATCGGCTAGTTTAAGTTATATTTTTTCTGACCATATCAAACTTCCGGCGGCAATCAGTAACGCCAAATTTAAATTTTCTTATGCCAGAATTGGTAAAGATGCCGCACCATATGCAACCAGCCTTGGATATGCCAATTATACGGGCCTTCCTACAGGCTATACCGGGTTTACCAGACCTGCACAACTCGGTGATCCAACGCTGAAACCGGAGTTTACTGATACTTACGAAGGCGGTTTGAGCATGCGGCTTTTCAGTAACAGAATTGGATTTGACGTAAATTATTACCATTCTTTAAGTACAGACCAGATTATCAGTGTGCCGGTATCTACAACTACTGGTTATGCAACTGCTGCCATTAATGCGGGAAGTATGCGTAACAAAGGTATAGAGGTAAGTGTTTCCGGCACTCCGGTTAAAACGACTGACTTTTCATGGGAAACTACGTTGAATTTCTCGGCGAACCGTAACAAAGTAGTTTCTTTAAGATCTGATCTTAAAGAGATTGTTGCTGCTGATGAGCATGGTTACTTGAACGCACGTGTAACGATGAAATTGATACCTGGTGAGGCTTACGGAACTTTATATGGTACCGAATATAAACGTTATTTCTCTCCGGAAGAAATTGCAGCAGGTTTAGATAAATCATCTGAAGCCAGTGATCCTTCCAGGCCGTTGTTAATTGGCGCAGATGGATTCCCCATCATTGGCGTTTCCTCGGACCAGAAAAAACTGGGAAATGTGCAGCCCCGTTGGATAGGCGGTTGGAACAATACTTTCCATTATAAAAACCTTTCTTTAAATGTGTTGTTTGATGCCAGGGTAGGCCAAGACCGCTATAATCAACTTGGGAATTATTTTTCTGCTTTTGGAATAGCGAAGTATACAGAGAACAGAACTGAACATAAGCTTTTTGAAGGTTTGCTGGCCAATGGTACCCCAAATACCAAAGAGGTATGGCTTGGTCAAGGAATTGATCCAGCTACAGGCATTAACTATGGAAATGGTTACTATAGAAATGTACATAGAGGTGTTTCTGAAACCTTTATCGAAGATGCTTCATGGGTAAGGCTGCGCTCTATGTCATTGGCGTATACACTTCCTAAAACATGGATAAAGAACAGCTTTGTTAAAAATGTAAATGTATCGGTTACAGGTAACAACTTATTTCTGTGGACTGGATATGATGGCTTTGATCCGGAAAGTACCACCACCAATAGTGGATCAAATGTCGAAGGTTTTGCCGGTATGACTTATCCTGCGGTGCGCAGCTTCCTGTTCTCATTAAATGTTGGTTTTTAA